ACCTTCTTCATCTACGATCTCTGCTACAACCTCGCACCCTTTAAGTTCCCCGCCGACGCGTGGTGGACGTGGGCCGTGCTTTTCTTCGTGGACGACTTTGCCTATTACGTTTTCCACCGCGCAAGCCACGAGATACGACTGTTTTGGAATTTCCACGTCGTGCATCACAGCAGCGAACACTACAATCTTAGCGTCGCCGTGCGGCAAAGCTGGTTTTCGGGGCTGCTGCATTGGATATTCTACGCGCCGGTTATGCTGCTCGGCTTTGCACCGTGGATGTTCGCGCTGATGCACGGCTTTAATTTGATATATCAGTTCTGGATCCACACGAAATTCGTCCGCCGCCTCGGTCCTCTCGAATGGATCCTCAACACGCCGTCGCACCATCGCGTCCATCACGGCGTCAACGAACAGTATCTCGACAAGAACTACGCGGGTGTACTGATCATCTGGGACAGGCTGTTCGGCAGCTTTGTGCCCGAGACCGAGGAGCCGCGTTACGGCATTATCAAACCGATCAAAAGCTACAACCCGCTGTGGATAAACACCCACGCCTGGTTTGAAATGTTCGCCGCTATCCGTTCAAATAGAGGTTTCAGGGCGAAGCTGAAAAGCGTCTTCGGCTCGCCGAATCTGGAGACCACGAATTAATTCATGAAAAGATCCGCCGGACTTGTTTTTATTCTTTTGTTAGCCTCCACTGTATCTATTTTAGGCCAGTCCGTCGGCGTCAAAGGCGAAAAAATCACCTACACCAGGCCCGAGCCGTCGAGTGAATTCAAAAGCACATTCACGGTGAATTATCCCCGCATCACTGCCTCTTCGCGCGAGATCGCGTCAAAGATCGAATCGCTTCTTAGTTATGAGAAGGCATTCGACTTTACCATCGAAGAGGAAAAGAAGGACCTGCAGTGGCTTTCTGAGGCCGATTTTGAGGTGAATTACAATACCAACGGCATATTGAGCATCGAATTGCGGATCGACGGTGTCGCTGCGTATCCGGACTCCGTTACCAAAAAACTGAATATAGACACGGTCCGCGGCGTCCGCCTGTTTCCAAAAGATGTTTTCCGCAACTTGCCCGCTCTCGCCGGCCTCGTCAAACGGAAACAGGCGGCTGAGATCGCGGCTGCTAGACGTGCGATGCGTAAAGACCCCGACGCACAGGACCTTGACCCGAATGAAATGTTCGCAAGGGCCAATTTCCGCGTGGCCGAATTGAACGCATTCCAGGTGACTGAACGCGGCGTGACGTTCTATTATGATTACGGGTTTCCGCACGTCGTGAAGGCTCTCGAACCGGACGGCATTTATCAACTGTCGTGGCGTGACATGCGGCCGTTCATCAAACCCGGAAGCCTGCTGGCAAAGGCCGCGAGATAAGTTATGTCAGATAGAAAGATCAGAGTTTTAGTAGCAAAGCCGGGCCTCGACGGCCATGACCGCGGTGCAAAGGTGATAGCACGTGCTTTGCGTGATGCCGGAATGGAGGTCATCTACACCGGTCTTCGTCAGACACCGGAGATGATCGCTTCGGCTGCACTTCAGGAAGATGTCGATGCCGTCGGCATCTCCATTCTCAGCGGAGCACACAAGACGCTATGCCCGCGTATCGTAGAACTTTTACGCGAGAACGGAATGGATGACACCCTTGTTGTCGTTGGCGGCATCATACCTCAAGAAGATATTGCTCCTTTGAAGAACGCCGGCATAGCAGAAGTATTCCTTCCCGGCACGTCGACAGAGGACATCGTTAAGTTTCTGCAGAGCAACGTCAGGCCCGGCCTGTCGTAATGGTGGTAATTGACAAGGGAGATAAAACAATGAAAAGAACATTAACAGCATTGATACTCGGTGTATTTATGGCCGCGTCGCTAGTCGTCGTGGGCGGCAGCAGCAGCGCATCAGCGGCGACGCCTGCTATGCAAACGAAAAAGAAACAGCAGAACGTAGGCCTGATCCGCCGCGGGTACCGCGCAGGTAAGAAAGGCGCAAAAGCGTCATATAAAGGCGGGCGTTGGGTTACGGTCAGAACCTACCGCGGCGGTAAATGGGTGACCAAGAGGGTCTGGCAGGCAGGCAAATGGGTGACGGTAAAATCTGCAACCGGCACCAAGCGTGTATTTCGACGTTCGAAGAAGGTTATCTACTAAATTCGAAACATCTGCTTTAGATCGGCTGGGGTTTGCCTTAAGCAACTCCAGCCTTTATTTTTGTTGTATGAAAGAGAAAGTGCGTGTAGCGGGCGGACAAGGGTTTTGGGGTGATCTACTGACGGCACCGGTCGATCAGGTTCGAAAAGGTCCGATTGATTATTTGATGCTCGATTACCTCGCCGAGGTAACGATGTCGATCGTCCAGAAGCAGAAGCAACGCGACCCAAACGCCGGTTACGCACGTGATTTTGTGACGCTAATGCGTGAGATATTGCCGGATTGCGTCGAAAAAGATATCAAAGTCCTCTCAAACGCCGGCGGCGTCAACGTCGAAGGCTGCGCCAACGCGATCAAAGATGTCGCCGTCGAACTCGGCCTCTCGGGCAAGGTAAAGATCGGCGTTGTCACCGGCGATGATATTCTCGATCGGCTCGATCAGTTTATCGCTGATGGAGTTGAATTAAATTCGATGGACGACGGCACGCCTTTGTCCGCGATCCGCGACAAAGTCCAGTCCGCCAACGTCTATCTCGGTGCCGAAGCTTTAGTCGAAGCCCTAGGCAAAGGTGCGAATGTCATCGTCGGCGGTCGTCTGACCGATACGGGACTGACGCTCGCTCCGCTGATGCACGAGTTTGGCTGGAGCTTTGACGACTGGGACCGCGTTTCTGCCGGGACGATCGCGGGCCACATCATCGAGTGCGGCGCCCAATCGAGCGGCGGTAATTGCCAGTACGATTGGCAAAACATCCCCGACATGGCGAACATCGGCTTCCCGATCATCGAAGCCTCGCCCGACGGCACATTCATCGTCACCAAACACGAAGGCACCGGCGGCCGCGTCAACATTCAGTCCGTCAAAGAGCAGCTCCTCTACGAAATGGGCGACCCGCACGAATACATTACGCCCGACGTCGTCGCCGATTTCGCGTCGATCAACCTTGAGCCCGCCGGCGAAAACCGCGTCCGCGTCCACGGCATAACCGGCCACCCAAGAACCGACTTTTACAAAGTCTCCATCGCCTACACCGGCGGCTACAAATCCGTCGGCACGCTGGTTTATTCATGGCCCCAAGCCCTAGAAAAAGCCCAAGTCGCCGACCGTATCTTGCGTGAAAGACTCGATAATCTAGATCTTAAGTTCGACGTTATCCTAACTGAGTTCGTCGGCGTCAATGCGACTCATGGGCATTTGGCCGGTGAACCGTCGCCTGATATCCCCGAAGTCCAACTCCGCGTCGGCGTCCGCGGCCAAAACCGTGCCGACGTCGAACGCTTTACCAAAGAGATCGCCCCACTCATCCTCACCGGCCCGCCCGCCGTCACAGGCTTCGCCGGCGGCCGCCCCAAAGTCGAAGAGATCATGGCCTACTTCCCCGCCCTGATTCCTAAGACCCTGATCCATACGAAGGTTGACATAGTGGAAGCGTGATAGGTTTGTAATTCTGTAGCCACTAGGATACACTTGAAATGATTGAAGTGCGCCAAACTGAAACGTTTTCAAGATGGCTGATGAAACTTCGTGACATTCGGGCTCGTGCGAGGATTCAAGCCTGCATCGATCGGCTCGAACTGGGAAATCCTGGAGACGTAAAGCCTGTCGGCGAAGGTGTATCCTAGATGAGAATTGACTATGGGCCCGACTATCGCGTGTATTTCATCCAGAAAGGCGCGGAATTGATAATACTTCTAGCCGGTGGTGACAAACGCACTCAATCTCGCGATATTCAAAATGCAATCGAGATCGCAAGCGAACTAAAGGAATATGGCTAAGATTAAAACAACCAAATACGATGTCGCAGAGTATCTAAACACGCCCGAAGAAATGGCTGCATATCTCGAAGCATGCCTAGAAGAAGCCAACGGCGATGCGGCATTCGTAGCCAAAGCACTCGGCAATATCGCCCGAGCCAAAGGCATGTCGGAGATCGCCCGCGAAACCGGCCTTTCGCGTGAGAGCCTGTATAAATCACTATCTGGCGAACGAAGCCCGAGTTTTGAAACCGTTTTGAAAGTGATCGGTGCTCTTGGCCTAAAGATCCACGCTGAACCAGCATAACCCAAGTCAAAGGCCAGTTCGGCGACAACTCAAACGAGATCCAAGCCCTCGGCATCAAGAAAAAGAGCGAATACAAGTCTCCGACGAAGAAGAAACCTACGCCATAACTGAAACTATCAAAGGCCGCGAAAGTGGCCTTCTTTCGTGGCTATGATTCGCTGGGTGTGCCAACACCTAAAGGCTCGATTGCATCTAATTCATCAATGAAAACCATGAAGCTACGTATTTCGGCTTTGACAGCGCTAATTGCTCTGCTTGTCCTCGTTAATATGGCGATTGCACAAGAGAGACAAGGTGAGATACGTGGGCGTGTGACCGATCCGAACGGAGCTGTCGTCCCGGGAGCTAGGGTGCTTCTGTCATCGCAAGGGAGTACGACTTCGGGCACTTCCCGTGGTACAACAACGAATTCGGAAGGTGAATACTCATTCCAAAGTCTTCCCTTAGGTAATTACGAACTAACCGTTTCATTGAGCGGGTTTGCTCGCCCTTTCAAAAAGGCAGTTGAGCTTTCTGCAAGCCAGTTGCTCAAAGTCGATATTGTTTTTTCGTTCGCTGCCTGTTCAGACGAACCTGAGATAACTGGCGTAAGTAAGTTCGCTGAGGACGACCACGCAGAAATAGTTCGCGTACTCGTCAATCTGTTAATCGGAGACGGAAGGCAATCTACCAACAAGGAGAAAATTATCTTCTCGCCCGACAACTTTTCGTCTAAGTGGCTCCTCGCCGAACAAAGGTCACGAATAGCGATTCTATCCAGGGCTGACATTCAGGAAATAACTGAGAAGAACGGCGAGTTAACATATTACTCCTTTACAAAACCGATTCAGCGAGGACGATGCGTCGCAATTTCCCTTGTAAACAATCGAACGGTCAAAGGACAAATGGAAGACGCGAATATGGCGGGCGGTGAGGACAACTACGAATTCAGAAAAGTCGATGGAAAATGGACCGCGCTTCTTCTCTCATCGATGATTTCGTAAAGACTACTTCTCCAAAAACCTAGCAATTCCCTTCTGACAGTCGTCGGTCATTCGGGCGTCGGCGTTTACTTTGGCACCTTGTTCGATAGCGGAGGCGAAATCGAGTTCGTCGATGTCGTAGAGCAGGCGTTTGGTCATTTGGACGGCTGAGGCGCTGAGTTTTTCGTACTGTTTGGCGATCGCGATGACCTCGGAGTCGAGATCTTCGCCTTGAATGATCACTTCGACGATACCGCGATCCCGAAGTTCGGCGGCGGTGATCTCGTTTCCTAACGTGAGAGTCGCAAATGCGTCTTTCTCCGTCATGTTCCTACGCAAAATGGCCGCGACCATAGCCGGCACGAATCCGATCTTGACCTCGGGAAACCCAAAGCGGGCTTCGTCGTGTGCAAAGATCACATCACACGCCAGCGCCAGCCCAAAACCACCCGCCAAAGCCCTGCCCTTTACCGCAGCAATAACAGGCTGACGAACGCGACGGATCAGTTTGTACAATTCCCCAAGCGACCGCGCGTCCTCAAGATTCTCTTCATGCGACGCACTAGCGATCTTCTGCAAAGCCGAAAGATCCGCCCCGGAACAAAAATCCTTGCCCACCCCGCGA
This sequence is a window from Acidobacteriota bacterium. Protein-coding genes within it:
- a CDS encoding sterol desaturase family protein, encoding MLHPTVIAIPIFAALIAAEAFFAARRRDPEYNDNKDTWTNIFLGFMSVVWGAVFGVFTFFIYDLCYNLAPFKFPADAWWTWAVLFFVDDFAYYVFHRASHEIRLFWNFHVVHHSSEHYNLSVAVRQSWFSGLLHWIFYAPVMLLGFAPWMFALMHGFNLIYQFWIHTKFVRRLGPLEWILNTPSHHRVHHGVNEQYLDKNYAGVLIIWDRLFGSFVPETEEPRYGIIKPIKSYNPLWINTHAWFEMFAAIRSNRGFRAKLKSVFGSPNLETTN
- a CDS encoding cobalamin B12-binding domain-containing protein, with translation MSDRKIRVLVAKPGLDGHDRGAKVIARALRDAGMEVIYTGLRQTPEMIASAALQEDVDAVGISILSGAHKTLCPRIVELLRENGMDDTLVVVGGIIPQEDIAPLKNAGIAEVFLPGTSTEDIVKFLQSNVRPGLS
- a CDS encoding DUF1446 domain-containing protein; this encodes MKEKVRVAGGQGFWGDLLTAPVDQVRKGPIDYLMLDYLAEVTMSIVQKQKQRDPNAGYARDFVTLMREILPDCVEKDIKVLSNAGGVNVEGCANAIKDVAVELGLSGKVKIGVVTGDDILDRLDQFIADGVELNSMDDGTPLSAIRDKVQSANVYLGAEALVEALGKGANVIVGGRLTDTGLTLAPLMHEFGWSFDDWDRVSAGTIAGHIIECGAQSSGGNCQYDWQNIPDMANIGFPIIEASPDGTFIVTKHEGTGGRVNIQSVKEQLLYEMGDPHEYITPDVVADFASINLEPAGENRVRVHGITGHPRTDFYKVSIAYTGGYKSVGTLVYSWPQALEKAQVADRILRERLDNLDLKFDVILTEFVGVNATHGHLAGEPSPDIPEVQLRVGVRGQNRADVERFTKEIAPLILTGPPAVTGFAGGRPKVEEIMAYFPALIPKTLIHTKVDIVEA
- a CDS encoding putative addiction module antidote protein, which produces MAKIKTTKYDVAEYLNTPEEMAAYLEACLEEANGDAAFVAKALGNIARAKGMSEIARETGLSRESLYKSLSGERSPSFETVLKVIGALGLKIHAEPA
- a CDS encoding carboxypeptidase regulatory-like domain-containing protein, giving the protein MAFFRGYDSLGVPTPKGSIASNSSMKTMKLRISALTALIALLVLVNMAIAQERQGEIRGRVTDPNGAVVPGARVLLSSQGSTTSGTSRGTTTNSEGEYSFQSLPLGNYELTVSLSGFARPFKKAVELSASQLLKVDIVFSFAACSDEPEITGVSKFAEDDHAEIVRVLVNLLIGDGRQSTNKEKIIFSPDNFSSKWLLAEQRSRIAILSRADIQEITEKNGELTYYSFTKPIQRGRCVAISLVNNRTVKGQMEDANMAGGEDNYEFRKVDGKWTALLLSSMIS
- a CDS encoding enoyl-CoA hydratase/isomerase family protein — its product is MSSVLIENDGSIRIITLNRPDKRNALNDELIADLKAALNEANADESVRAIVIRGVGKDFCSGADLSALQKIASASHEENLEDARSLGELYKLIRRVRQPVIAAVKGRALAGGFGLALACDVIFAHDEARFGFPEVKIGFVPAMVAAILRRNMTEKDAFATLTLGNEITAAELRDRGIVEVIIQGEDLDSEVIAIAKQYEKLSASAVQMTKRLLYDIDELDFASAIEQGAKVNADARMTDDCQKGIARFLEK